The following are encoded together in the Girardinichthys multiradiatus isolate DD_20200921_A chromosome X, DD_fGirMul_XY1, whole genome shotgun sequence genome:
- the LOC124862658 gene encoding transcription factor 20-like isoform X2 — protein sequence MQNFSNSPAPPTIPPGFSGRSVGGSPYPPQSVEPQISPRMTEDYVGMQQQSIHRGPQHPSQASHLLAYGARNRGALEPPPTQGNVHTGNNNNPYRKEVMDYYFSMGGKDRHRRGGMGYGGGFGYSSIDGHIPHQYRHPGSGSATSSGLMSPYPVDYGSTAGSVATAGAFSPSHQYNMNQNPVMQTVPGSQMQQRQHGQSFPPVHHTQQQRTYQHSGHRMTPQYPHYSPQGGASTGSSGMYSPPLQRYLDGAANASFDPKVNSSPNVNASSNSIAANNNNVGTMENVQQSYPASNYSGYLPKSHSLHKQATLQHRNSQHSLGVGYDGSLKMPHQGPSSGAVYAKHHQASNPSIAQPSSQEIAKSPMHSNAQQTQMNQNFSPISNPSPAASAVHSPSCSSSPSPLMGVSEALGNASNQVPPMSSTRSSHGHGRLLHAAPQLSPTPNSNSSISSCGSSGSQKAHSLSAVGGSSLPPVGRTKMSQGSREEGSSVYSTSSVDRMQDAGLNSLNALSSQVANLPNTVQHMLLTDTVFSHKKRDGGQTPQAAHCVPPSQPRSRNLSAASSSSTVKDIRTGDGAEEDSSLMPTGAPLGTKVEREEQLSEGEHGRVRQVSGASTGSEATGYNPTQTQTGQACNVKRVVLDTHSKEASVTETKTKETNTPSSAASLSSEGGLSLHSAPPVSSSPSSSSILPATAQNCVPETGLAYNDHRGREIKKENEAAAEKTQKVSSQMQQDGGVSAKNGQEKESMFHSESHSKKKKEKQASEEQQNVSSVGVIVSSHTDKSRHPQDNCVEEKMSLSYLKEASSHNGEEGVDLSLYSSHHQKSNSGRSQNPPQPASHKYSYSESTYGSDMSMKNRARASSASVMETNPRYIGYQHSQTGYVPVHPKDGSGSVAETLMKKGHGAGSKAQEENSQMQQFPSLLQEVLQGYNLDRRYGRPEQTFPARHQAPQQFPTRHSLGMTEGTRIHSGVPEASSYSAQIGKPTNQKHGSDPDFTDTQSLVKSEVSNPKSLQNAEKPNMGHLTQTADFQQPPAKHINLSDYSMPQRKTLSNVQELLLQEPEMLTLTSKTEPQKSAGSIVAKSERRTVICDVSPNRRGTPEREGEREREREKSQSGASVIQQPFSSPEAPSDLSKKDVGEKQVVKIETVSKEAGNSQTENHGSESEVEYHSKTSHLSSGVSADPYRRGTVDISPMPSHPVSMTALSSPTRHHSYLHGVDLSSGSSGTFPGYQYGDSREDVMSRSNLHFPSHHPFHHLASQSTSKLQMYPHPRGPPHPSQDMSEWLKAINRPPKEMMMQQGTSPGRHKVNQSEQRQRLIPPADMQVEHTNKSQSVHHQNPYYDIKMWESTNPGREGVRLMEGDSYYRAQPPPLPASTPVASQSHAVTQMTHGHNAVKLEASKGATEEAKHPCPPPPPISSKPSTETNTTQVQRPTKAGGSGDTNPLILRRRVRSFISPIPAKRLHQDTPQQRAATNSHHSPGARSEPSHHNDDDSSNPEVPCPRLSSPQPGENTFIQPLSPSGGNTKVLAARKGRGLKLEAIVQKITPNIKRPTGPTDDESNHYPGFLHSEIPIFNESQDQDLAHFPRVAGGEDSYMDESHSLNNMIPFRGVDESGSLPPSSFPCESHQTSQVKQQDFDFGLGTSVVSASGDKEDFALLGPLPPPPPLPRPVQGSPPSSSALSDIQHFTNTYQQLETRRGEQSAANLLRQKLQESGMGFEDYPNSEYYGTTLPHQGHMLNRQHQMSSGRSSLSPTDSKPLENVVPKGYFPSGKKKGRPVGSVNKQKRAQIQVPVQVQAQAQPQSTALSDPPAPTTPTPSTPAPASTPPATQPPSSTSTPPAPTLSENANTPPIAPPVLTQVVKADVESEDTQLEIEVKQVRRRRRGAKVDNEQLEARGRQRRRRRAPVATAPPVSKDEPDPPLGAGGSFGSNRGFTDPNRKGLFIPHIHVEKKIPEIGAVCTIVNAEDDKMKGERSAAGGKAGGGGIDSLLPSALSSQLSRRDRESEKREMDEVETTLQSGKALPSSGYVVTGPVITETNHSGRLLCCLCQKWANYKHLGDLYGPYYPAEYAAKLPKNQPQIRQCQATTGPNKTGPNLDTNTLSTLQVTQTRLAQFNKPSSENNNCSSNPGDRTASTAVTEEMMMMMHMPGKLSNPNPVKTPLTWDKNSDIRPIPELKKEPDLESDQQQAQKQPQQLTDDTQQRPQHRKLTSHPRFKRRHKSSEDSPRMVPSNSKASLPFQPPPPALDSLGPLAQLAQLPQMPMDPEELWVHEGCIVWTSGVYLVNGRLYGLQEALDGARETSCSFCEMVGSMLGCYSKGCTLRYHYLCAIEADCSLNEDNFSLRCPKHKFAQSIRPAKSVFVEQSERG from the exons ATGCAGAATTTCTCCAACAGCCCAGCTCCACCCACAATACCTCCTGGATTCAGCGGGAGGAGTGTTGGCGGATCGCCGTATCCCCCTCAGTCAGTGGAGCCCCAGATCTCTCCGAGGATGACGGAAGATTACGTAGGGATGCAGCAGCAGAGCATTCACAGAGGCCCCCAACACCCGAGTCAAGCCAGCCACCTGCTTGCATATGGCGCAAGAAACAGAGGAGCTTTGGAGCCACCGCCAACACAGGGTAACGTCCACACCGGCAACAATAACAACCCCTACAGGAAGGAGGTTAtggattattatttttcaatGGGTGGAAAAGACAGACACAGGAGGGGAGGTATGGGTTACGGGGGAGGTTTCGGGTATTCCAGTATTGATGGACATATACCTCACCAGTATCGACATCCTGGATCCGGTTCTGCTACGTCATCTGGCCTGATGTCCCCTTACCCAGTGGATTATGGCTCTACTGCCGGTTCAGTGGCAACTGCAGGAGCCTTCTCTCCTTCTCATCAATACAATATGAATCAGAACCCTGTGATGCAGACAGTTCCAGGTTCTCAAATGCAACAGCGCCAGCACGGACAAAGCTTTCCTCCTGTCCACCATACGCAGCAGCAAAGAACCTACCAACACTCTGGGCATAGGATGACCCCACAGTACCCTCATTACTCTCCACAGGGGGGAGCGTCCACAGGGTCGTCTGGAATGTACAGCCCACCTCTGCAGAGATATCTGGATGGAGCTGCAAACGCCAGCTTTGATCCTAAAGTCAACAGTTCCCCAAATGTCAATGCTAGCTCCAATTCTATTgctgctaataataataatgttgggACTATGGAGAATGTTCAGCAGAGTTACCCAGCTTCGAATTACTCTGGATATCTCCCAAAGTCTCATTCACTTCACAAGCAAGCCACACTACAGCACAGAAACTCGCAGCACAGTTTAGGGGTAGGTTATGACGGTTCTCTGAAAATGCCTCACCAGGGTCCATCTTCAGGTGCTGTTTATGCTAAACATCATCAAGCCTCCAACCCAAGTATAGCTCAACCATCCTCCCAAGAAATAGCTAAATCCCCTATGCATTCTAATGCGCAGCAAACTCAAATGAACCAAAACTTTAGCCCGATATCCAACCCCTCCCCTGCTGCCTCTGCAGTTCATTCCCCCAGCTGTAGCTCTTCTCCTTCCCCTCTAATGGGGGTCTCTGAGGCacttggaaatgcttcaaatcAAGTTCCTCCTATGTCAAGCACCCGTAGCAGCCACGGCCATGGTAGGCTATTGCACGCCGCACCTCAGTTAAGTCCTACACCCAACTCGAACAGCAGTATCAGTAGTTGTGGCAGCAGTGGCAGCCAAAAAGCTCACAGCCTGAGTGCAGTCGGAGGGAGCAGTCTACCTCCAGTGGGTCGAACTAAAATGAGCCAGGGATCCCGAGAGGAAGGCTCCTCTGTTTATTCCACTTCCTCTGTTGACAGAATGCAGGATGCCGGCCTGAATAGTCTCAATGCCTTGAGCTCCCAAGTAGCCAATTTACCAAACACAGTTCAGCACATGCTCCTTACTGACACAGTTTTCTCGCATAAGAAGAGAGACGGGGGGCAAACGCCACAGGCAGCACACTGCGTGCCCCCATCGCAACCCAGGAGTCGGAACTTAAGCGCGGCCTCAAGCAGTAGCACAGTCAAAGACATAAGGACTGGTGACGGGGCTGAGGAAGACTCTTCTTTGATGCCCACCGGAGCACCATTGGGGACCAAAGTGGAGCGAGAAGAGCAGCTGTCTGAGGGGGAGCATGGGAGAGTGAGGCAAGTGAGCGGTGCGAGCACTGGGTCTGAAGCAACAGGCTATAATCCAACCCAAACACAAACTGGACAGGCCTGTAATGTTAAAAGAGTTGTCCTTGATACACACTCAAAAGAAGCATCAgtcacagaaactaaaacaaaagaaactaaCACTCCTTCATCAGCAGCATCACTATCCTCTGAGGGTGGCCTGAGTCTACATTCAGCACctccagtttcttcatccccctcctcctccagtATTCTTCCTGCCACAGCACAGAATTGTGTCCCAGAAACTGGTTTGGCATACAATGACCACAGAGGTAGggaaattaaaaaggaaaatgaagcagcagctgaaaaaacacagaaggtcAGCAGCCAAATGCAACAAGATGGAGGAGTCAGTGCAAAAAATGGCCAGGAGAAGGAAAGTATGTTTCACTCTGAATCGCACagtaagaagaagaaagaaaaacaggcatCAGAGGAACAGCAGAATGTTAGTAGTGTTGGTGTGATTGTTTCAAGTCACACTGACAAAAGTAGGCATCCCCAAGACAACTGTGTAGAAGAGAAAATGTCACTCTCTTATTTAAAAGAGGCAAGCAGTCATAATGGGGAGGAAGGTGTAGATCTTAGTCTGTATTCGTCCCATCATCAAAAGTCAAACAGTGGGAGATCTCAGAATCCTCCCCAGCCTGCTTCACATAAATACAGCTACTCAGAATCCACATATGGCTCAGATATGTCTATGAAAAACAGAGCAAGGGCCAGTTCAGCCTCTGTAATGGAAACAAACCCCAGATACATTGGGTACCAGCACTCACAAACTGGTTACGTTCCTGTGCATCCAAAAGATGGATCTGGTTCTGTTGCCGAGACCCTGATGAAGAAAGGTCATGGGGCGGGGTCTAAAGCTCAGGAAGAGAACTCACAGATGCAGCAATTCCCGAGTCTCCTGCAAGAGGTTCTTCAGGGTTACAATTTAGATAGACGTTATGGTAGACCAGAGCAGACATTCCCTGCACGCCATCAAGCCCCACAGCAGTTTCCAACCAGACATTCACTTGGCATGACTGAGGGTACACGGATACACAGTGGAGTACCTGAGGCTTCATCTTATTCAGCTCAAATTGGTAAGCCCACAAATCAGAAACATGGAAGTGACCCAGATTTTACAGATACTCAGTCCTTAGTCAAATCAGAGGTCTCCAATCCAAAAAGTCTTCAAAATGCTGAAAAACCCAACATGGGCCATTTAACACAGACTGCAGATTTTCAGCAACCCCCAGCTAAACACATCAACTTATCTGACTACTCTATGCCACAGAGAAAAACACTATCCAATGTACAGGAGCTCTTGTTGCAAGAGCCTGAAATGTTAACTCTCACTTCTAAAACCGAGCCTCAGAAGTCAGCGGGTTCCATAGTAGCCAAGTCAGAACGGCGAACCGTCATCTGCGATGTGTCGCCGAACCGGCGTGGCACACCAGAAAGGGAGGGGGAAAGAGAAAGGGAACGGGAGAAAAGTCAGAGCGGAGCCTCAGTGATTCAGCAACCATTTTCTTCACCGGAAGCACCCAGTGATCTCAGTAAAAAGGATGTTGGAGAAAAACAAGTGGTGAAAATAGAAACTGTTTCCAAAGAGGCTGGAAATTCACAAACTGAGAATCATGGCAGTGAATCTGAGGTGGAGTATCATTCCAAAACTTCTCATTTGTCAAGTGGAGTGAGTGCTGACCCCTACAGGCGAGGCACTGTCGATATATCTCCCATGCCCTCCCACCCTGTGAGCATGACTGCTTTGTCATCACCAACAAGGCATCATTCATATCTCCATGGAGTCGATCTGTCATCTGGCAGCAGCGGTACATTTCCTGGATATCAATATGGAGACTCGAGAGAAGACGTGATGTCACGCAGTAATCTGCACTTTCCTTCTCACCATCCCTTCCACCATTTAGCATCTCAATCCACCAGTAAGCTCCAAATGTACCCACACCCACGTGGCCCACCTCATCCTTCTCAAGACATGAGTGAATGGCTAAAGGCCATAAACAGGCCTCCAAAGGAGATGATGATGCAGCAGGGAACTTCTCCTGGGAGACACAAGGTTAACCAATCAGAGCAGAGACAGCGACTGATTCCGCCGGCTGACATGCAAGttgaacacacaaacaaatctcAGTCAGTGCATCATCAGAATCCTTACTATGATATAAAAATGTGGGAGTCGACAAATCCTGGAAGAGAGGGCGTTCGATTGATGGAAGGAGATTCCTACTATAGAGCACaacctcctccacttcctgccTCTACTCCTGTAGCTTCACAGAGCCACGCTGTGACTCAAATGACTCACGGCCACAATGCTGTCAAACTCGAAGCATCCAAAGGAGCCACAGAAGAGGCCAAACATCCCTGCCCACCTCCCCCACCCATCTCCTCTAAACCTTCTACAGAAACCAACACCACACAGGTGCAGCGTCCGACAAAAGCCGGAGGTTCCGGAGACACAAATCCTCTAATATTAAGAAGAAGGGTTCGCTCTTTTATCTCTCCCATTCCTGCAAAAAGACTGCACCAGGACACACCTCAGCAGAGAGCCGCTACAAACTCTCATCACTCCCCTGGAGCTCGGTCAGAGCCCAGCCATCACAATGACGATGACTCATCCAACCCAGAAGTGCCGTGTCCTCGGCTCTCCTCCCCACAGCCAGGTGAGAACACCTTCATACAACCACTGTCTCCATCAGGTGGTAACACTAAGGTTTTGGCTGCCAGAAAAGGGCGAGGCTTAAAACTGGAGGCAATAGTGCAGAAAATCACCCCAAATATTAAAAGGCCAACAGGCCCCACTGATGATGAATCAAATCATTACCCTGGTTTCTTGCATTCAGAAATACCTATATTTAATGAGTCACAGGACCAAGACTTGGCACATTTCCCCAGAGTTGCAGGAGGGGAGGATAGTTACATGGATGAAAGTCATTCATTAAATAACATGATTCCATTCAGAGGAGTTGATGAAAGTGGGTCTTtaccaccatcttccttcccatGTGAATCCCATCAGACATCTCAAGTCAAGCAGCAAGATTTCGACTTTGGATTGGGGACCTCTGTGGTATCTGCATCTGGTGACAAGGAAGACTTTGCTTTGCTCGGACCATTACCTCCTCCCCCACCTCTTCCCCGCCCGGTCCAGGGTTCTCCTCCATCTTCGTCTGCCTTGtcagacattcagcattttacaAACACTTACCAGCAGCTTGAGACACGAAGGGGAGAGCAGTCTGCTGCTAACCTCCTTCGTCAAAAACTCCAAGAATCTGGCATGGGATTTGAGGATTACCCTAACAGTGAGTACTACGGGACCACCCTGCCCCACCAAGGCCACATGCTGAACAGACAACATCAGATGTCCTCTGGACGGTCCAGTCTGTCACCGACAGACTCAAAGCCATTAGAGAATGTTGTGCCCAAGGGCTATTTCCCTTCTGGCAAGAAGAAGGGCAGGCCAGTTGGAAGCGTGAATAAGCAAAAACGGGCTCAAATCCAAGTCCCGGTGCAGGTCCAGGCTCAAGCCCAACCACAGAGCACAGCTCTAAGCGATCCCCCGGCTCCAACCACTCCAACTCCGTCAACCCCAGCACCTGCCTCCACCCCACCAGCAACACAGCCTCCCAGCAGCACTTCAACACCCCCTGCACCAACTCTGTCAGAAAATGCAAACACCCCCCCTATAGCCCCTCCTGTTCTGACCCAGGTGGTAAAAGCTGATGTTGAGAGTGAGGACACGCAGCTGGAAATTGAGGTGAAACAGGTGCGACGCAGACGCAGAGGTGCAAAAGTTGATAATGAACAGCTAGAAGCTAGGGGGcggcagaggaggaggaggagagcgcCGGTAGCCACCGCACCACCAGTGTCTAAAGACGAGCCAGATCCACCTTTAGGGGCAGGGGGTAGTTTTGGCTCAAACAGAGGTTTCACAGATCCAAACAGAAAAGGCCTGTTCATTCCTCACAtacatgtggagaaaaaaataccTGAGATTGGAGCAGTGTGCACCATTGTGAATGCTGAGGATGACAAGATGAAAGGAGAGCGCAGTGCAGCGGGGGGAAAAGCTGGAGGTGGTGGAATTGATTCGCTCCTGCCCTCAGCTCTTTCCTCTCAGTTATCTCGGAGAGACAGAGAGTCGGAGAAAAGGGAGATGGATGAGGTGGAGACCACGCTTCAGTCGGGCAAAGCACTTCCTTCATCTGGCTATGTCGTTACAGGGCCTGTGATCACAGAGACCAATCACTCTGGCCGCCTGCTATGCTGCCTGTGTCAGAAATGGGCAAACTACAAACATCTCGGAGATCTCTACGGGCCGTACTATCCAGCTGAATATGCCGCAAAGCTCCCCAAGAACCAGCCCCAGATCAGACAGTGTCAGGCCACCACGGGCCCAAACAAAACTGGACCAAATTTAGACACGAACACTTTGAGTACACTCCAAGTCACACAAACACGGCTTGCTCAGTTCAACAAGCCCTCATCTGAGAACAACAATTGCAGCTCAAACCCAGGAGACAGAACTGCCTCCACGGCTGTGACAGaggagatgatgatgatgatgcatATGCCTGGAAAGCTCAGTAACCCTAACCCTGTTAAAACACCTTTGACCTGGGATAAAAACTCTGATATCCGACCTATCCCTGAGCTTAAGAAAGAGCCAGACCTCGAAAGCGATCAGCAGCAGGCACAGAAGCAGCCACAGCAGCTGACAGATGACACTCAGCAGCGACCTCAGCACAGAAAGCTGACCTCACATCCCCGTTTTAAAAGGCGGCACAAGTCCAGCGAGGATTCCCCCAGGATGGTGCCATCCAACAGTAAGGCTTCCCTGCCCTTTCAGCCCCCTCCACCTGCATTGGACTCTCTGGGACCCTTGGCACAACTCGCACAGCTGCCACAGATgcccatggacccagaggagcTGTGGGTGCATGAAGGATGTATAGTGTGGACAAGTGGAGTGTACCTAGTCAATGGGAGACTGTACGGCCTGCAGGAGGCACTAGATGGTGCCAGAGAAACA AGCTGCTCGTTCTGTGAGATGGTCGGCTCGATGCTGGGCTGCTACAGTAAAGGCTGCACACTCCGCTACCACTATCTGTGTGCTATCGAAGCAG ACTGTTCTCTGAATGAAGATAACTTCTCGCTAAGGTGCCCGAAGCACAAG TTTGCCCAGAGCATCCGGCCAGCCAAGTCAGTGTTTGTGGAGCAGTCAGAAAGAGGCTGA